In Anaerobacillus isosaccharinicus, one genomic interval encodes:
- a CDS encoding FAD-dependent oxidoreductase, producing the protein MSYQLLFNPIKINELTLQSRVIMGSMHVGLEGEENGLEKLIAFYKERAKNKVGLIVTGGAAVCPEGSGGVHFMSIHKDDDVEYWKPLTKAVHDVDGKIALQLFHAGRYAYKALTGYDVVAPSAIQSPINPDVPVALTAEQVEATVTAFGSAAKRAKQAGFDAVEIMGSEGYLINQFTSPVTNQRDDEWGGSFEKRIRFSLEIVKAVRENVGPTFPIIFRMSGLDLIESSTSDEETKRWAKELEKMSVDLLNIGIGWHESKVPTISMKVPRNRFVPVATAIKEAVSIPVIASNRINNPEDAEKILQSGAADMISMARPFLADPAILTKAYEQRLEDINTCIACNQACLDHVFELKTASCLVNPEAGRELELQIVPTERRKRILVVGAGPGGIEAARVLALRGHSVTIADQGDAIGGQLNFSRIVPGKSEFNETIRYYNTQLRKLNVQVRLKHKITTDDPLVHEADEIIISTGILPRKPDLIGIDSDFVVSYKDIFESRVETKENVVIIGGGGVACDLAFLLKEKGAENITMLQRGKAFARGIGKTTRWATLMELKMKKIRMIGGISEYKTIKNNAVSFLQNGEEHSVPADLVVYASGQLPNNSLYASLKAKGKQVHIIGGAKDASELDAKKAIYEGAIVARKI; encoded by the coding sequence ATGTCGTATCAATTACTATTTAATCCTATTAAAATTAACGAGCTAACATTACAATCTAGAGTCATTATGGGGTCGATGCATGTAGGTTTAGAAGGTGAAGAAAACGGCCTTGAAAAGCTAATTGCTTTTTACAAGGAAAGGGCGAAAAACAAAGTTGGCTTAATCGTCACGGGTGGCGCTGCTGTCTGTCCAGAGGGGAGTGGTGGTGTTCACTTTATGTCAATCCATAAAGACGATGATGTCGAGTACTGGAAGCCGCTAACAAAAGCTGTTCATGACGTTGATGGAAAAATTGCCTTACAGCTATTTCACGCTGGCCGTTATGCTTATAAAGCATTGACAGGCTACGACGTAGTTGCACCATCTGCGATACAATCACCAATTAACCCCGATGTACCTGTTGCTTTAACAGCGGAACAGGTTGAAGCAACGGTTACTGCTTTTGGAAGCGCTGCCAAACGAGCAAAACAAGCTGGCTTTGACGCCGTAGAAATAATGGGTTCAGAAGGCTACTTAATTAACCAGTTTACTTCACCTGTTACCAATCAACGTGACGATGAGTGGGGTGGCTCTTTTGAAAAAAGAATTCGCTTTTCTCTTGAAATTGTGAAGGCAGTTCGAGAAAATGTTGGTCCGACATTCCCGATTATTTTCCGAATGTCTGGTCTTGATCTTATTGAAAGTAGCACATCAGATGAAGAAACGAAACGCTGGGCAAAAGAATTAGAAAAAATGAGTGTTGACCTTTTAAATATCGGGATTGGTTGGCACGAATCAAAAGTTCCAACAATATCGATGAAGGTGCCGCGAAATCGTTTCGTTCCTGTGGCTACTGCCATTAAAGAAGCTGTTTCGATTCCTGTCATTGCTAGTAATCGGATTAATAACCCTGAAGATGCTGAAAAGATACTGCAAAGCGGTGCCGCAGACATGATCTCGATGGCCCGACCATTTTTAGCAGACCCAGCGATTTTAACAAAGGCTTATGAACAAAGGTTAGAAGATATTAATACGTGTATTGCTTGTAACCAAGCTTGTTTGGATCATGTTTTCGAATTAAAGACAGCCTCTTGTCTAGTAAACCCTGAAGCAGGTAGAGAGCTAGAGTTACAGATTGTACCAACTGAGCGAAGAAAACGAATTTTGGTTGTTGGCGCAGGACCAGGTGGCATTGAAGCTGCCCGAGTGTTGGCCTTACGTGGGCATAGCGTAACAATTGCCGACCAAGGTGATGCCATCGGCGGTCAACTAAATTTTTCTCGAATTGTCCCTGGTAAAAGTGAATTCAACGAAACGATTCGTTATTACAACACACAGCTCCGTAAGCTTAACGTCCAAGTTAGGCTAAAACATAAAATTACAACCGACGACCCGTTAGTTCATGAGGCCGATGAGATTATTATTTCTACAGGTATTCTGCCGAGAAAACCAGATTTAATTGGAATTGATAGCGACTTTGTCGTTTCCTATAAAGATATTTTTGAAAGTAGAGTAGAGACAAAAGAAAATGTCGTCATCATTGGTGGTGGTGGTGTCGCTTGTGACTTAGCATTTTTACTTAAAGAAAAAGGCGCCGAGAACATTACTATGCTACAACGTGGTAAAGCCTTTGCTCGTGGAATTGGGAAAACAACCCGTTGGGCGACATTAATGGAACTTAAAATGAAGAAAATTCGGATGATAGGTGGGATTAGTGAATATAAAACGATAAAAAACAATGCTGTTTCATTTTTGCAAAATGGTGAGGAGCACTCTGTTCCCGCTGATCTAGTTGTTTATGCAAGTGGGCAACTACCGAATAACAGCTTATACGCTTCGTTAAAAGCAAAAGGAAAACAAGTCCACATAATTGGAGGAGCAAAAGATGCTAGTGAACTTGATGCAAAAAAAGCAATTTACGAAGGTGCAATCGTTGCCAGAAAAATTTAA
- a CDS encoding enoyl-CoA hydratase/isomerase family protein, whose protein sequence is MKNGTVIVECHEGIATITLNRPEVKNAINLAMHKDLQEAFTTAGNDPAVKVIILQGKDGAFSSGADLKSIPIDDFASFDHGDYLKDTYNTLIEIIEEIDKPIIAYLNGISVGAGLSIALACDFRYAHSDAILGVSFLKIALVPDAGASYYLPRIVGLQKALELCLGEPITAEEALCCGLINSIGCPLEFAKKLTQVPVTTFGLMKKNMRNSFDKSLTEVLNMEIDTQRKAGKSPEHMQAIQAFVKKVK, encoded by the coding sequence ATGAAAAACGGAACAGTTATAGTAGAATGTCATGAAGGTATTGCTACAATCACCTTAAACCGTCCTGAAGTAAAAAATGCGATAAATCTTGCCATGCATAAAGATTTACAAGAAGCATTTACAACAGCGGGGAATGACCCAGCCGTGAAAGTGATTATCCTCCAAGGAAAAGATGGGGCTTTCTCAAGTGGAGCTGATTTAAAAAGCATCCCTATCGATGACTTTGCTTCGTTTGATCATGGCGATTATTTAAAAGATACGTATAATACGCTCATTGAAATTATTGAAGAGATTGATAAACCGATCATTGCCTATCTAAACGGAATTAGTGTTGGGGCTGGTTTAAGCATTGCCTTAGCATGTGATTTTCGCTACGCTCATTCAGATGCCATCTTAGGAGTGAGTTTTTTAAAGATCGCTCTCGTCCCTGATGCAGGTGCATCCTATTATCTTCCAAGAATCGTCGGCCTTCAAAAAGCACTGGAACTTTGCTTAGGTGAACCTATTACTGCAGAAGAAGCCCTATGTTGTGGATTAATTAACAGTATTGGCTGTCCTCTTGAATTTGCAAAAAAACTAACACAAGTTCCAGTTACAACCTTTGGATTAATGAAAAAGAATATGCGCAACTCGTTCGATAAATCTCTTACAGAAGTATTAAACATGGAAATCGATACCCAAAGAAAAGCAGGAAAATCGCCCGAACACATGCAAGCAATACAAGCCTTTGTGAAAAAAGTGAAGTAA
- the hemQ gene encoding hydrogen peroxide-dependent heme synthase, whose protein sequence is MSEAAKTLEGWYCLHDFRAINWEKWKYLSTEERQSITNELLGLLEKWETTEARKAGSHALYSIVGQKADLSIMLLRPTMEELNEIENAFNKTRFAEYTIPTYSYVSVVELSNYLPASVDPNEDPEIQARLKPTLPKSKYICFYPMNKRREGNDNWYMLPMEERKTLMRSHGMIGRGYAGKVKQIITGSVGFDDWEWGVTLFSDDVLQFKKLVYEMRFDEVSARYGEFGSFFVGNLLLKESVPNYLHI, encoded by the coding sequence ATGAGTGAAGCAGCTAAAACATTAGAAGGCTGGTATTGTTTACACGATTTTAGAGCAATCAACTGGGAAAAGTGGAAGTACCTTTCTACAGAAGAAAGGCAATCAATTACAAATGAATTGTTAGGATTATTAGAAAAATGGGAAACGACAGAAGCAAGAAAAGCTGGAAGTCATGCTCTTTATAGCATCGTTGGCCAAAAAGCTGATCTTTCAATTATGCTTTTACGTCCAACAATGGAAGAGCTTAACGAAATTGAAAACGCGTTTAATAAAACTCGGTTCGCTGAATACACAATTCCTACATATTCGTATGTTTCAGTAGTTGAACTAAGTAACTACCTTCCTGCAAGTGTCGACCCTAATGAAGATCCTGAAATTCAAGCACGTTTAAAACCAACTTTACCAAAATCTAAGTATATTTGCTTCTATCCAATGAATAAGCGTCGTGAAGGTAATGATAATTGGTACATGCTACCAATGGAAGAACGTAAAACTTTAATGCGCAGTCACGGGATGATCGGTAGAGGTTATGCGGGCAAGGTAAAACAAATTATTACAGGTTCTGTAGGTTTTGATGATTGGGAATGGGGTGTAACTTTATTCTCAGATGATGTACTTCAGTTCAAAAAACTAGTTTACGAAATGCGTTTTGATGAAGTAAGTGCTCGTTACGGAGAATTCGGTTCATTCTTCGTAGGAAATCTTTTATTAAAAGAGTCAGTACCAAATTACTTACACATATAA
- a CDS encoding cell wall hydrolase, giving the protein MAVIKVNENDVKVLARLMRAEAEGEGDLGMLMAGNVMVNRVRANCLDFKDVNSIDRMAFQSPGGFEATQKGYFYQGAREREIRLARKLINGERHHPADFALWFFRPEAGCPAQWWGQWNSGRYKLHCFYTPLASECPSVYSTY; this is encoded by the coding sequence ATGGCAGTCATTAAAGTTAATGAAAATGACGTAAAAGTTCTAGCTCGATTAATGAGGGCTGAAGCTGAAGGTGAGGGCGATTTAGGTATGCTGATGGCAGGAAATGTCATGGTTAACCGAGTTCGTGCTAACTGTCTAGATTTTAAAGATGTAAACTCGATCGATAGAATGGCATTTCAATCGCCAGGTGGATTTGAAGCTACTCAGAAAGGTTATTTCTATCAAGGCGCTAGGGAAAGAGAAATTCGTCTCGCCCGTAAACTTATTAATGGTGAGCGACACCACCCTGCTGATTTTGCGCTCTGGTTTTTCCGTCCTGAAGCTGGGTGCCCAGCGCAATGGTGGGGACAATGGAACTCAGGAAGATATAAACTTCATTGCTTCTATACACCATTAGCCAGTGAATGTCCGTCAGTTTATTCAACTTATTAA
- the gerQ gene encoding spore coat protein GerQ, translated as MFQQQPWMQQQYLTPTQQGPALPYQIPTEQPFMQQQPFFGQQQVPQQFLPGAPMPTPPGFAQQFPMTPPPEPGMLPLEQSYIENILRLNRGKVGTFYMTYENNVEWNAKIFRGIVEEAGRDHIIISDPQNGKYYLLLMLNLDYVVFDEPIEYEYPFGAAPAPMATYSPR; from the coding sequence ATGTTTCAACAGCAACCATGGATGCAACAACAATACCTAACACCAACTCAACAAGGGCCTGCCTTACCTTACCAAATACCAACAGAGCAACCATTTATGCAACAACAACCATTTTTTGGCCAACAACAAGTTCCACAGCAATTTTTACCTGGTGCCCCAATGCCTACCCCACCAGGATTTGCGCAACAGTTTCCAATGACACCGCCTCCTGAGCCTGGGATGCTTCCTCTTGAGCAATCATATATTGAAAATATTTTACGGTTAAATCGGGGCAAGGTTGGGACGTTTTACATGACTTATGAGAATAACGTTGAATGGAATGCAAAAATCTTCAGAGGTATTGTTGAAGAGGCTGGCCGTGATCATATCATTATTAGTGATCCGCAAAATGGAAAATACTATTTGTTACTGATGCTTAACTTAGATTATGTGGTATTTGATGAGCCGATTGAGTATGAATACCCGTTTGGTGCTGCACCTGCACCTATGGCAACGTATTCGCCGAGATAA
- a CDS encoding DUF423 domain-containing protein: protein MLKLFLMIGSINMLIAVGLGAFGAHGLQGKLTERMIEIYQTGVQYHMIHAIAILIIAVVADRLGYPAMLTWAGWAMFLGIIFFSGSLYILSISGVKVLGAITPIGGVFFMVGWVLIALSAFKSL from the coding sequence ATGTTAAAGCTATTTTTAATGATCGGTAGTATTAATATGTTAATCGCGGTTGGGCTAGGAGCATTTGGTGCACATGGCTTACAAGGTAAATTAACGGAAAGAATGATTGAGATTTATCAAACAGGTGTCCAATATCACATGATCCATGCAATAGCAATTTTAATTATTGCTGTAGTTGCAGATCGTCTCGGTTATCCAGCGATGCTAACATGGGCAGGGTGGGCAATGTTCCTAGGGATTATTTTCTTCTCAGGTAGTCTTTATATATTAAGCATTTCGGGAGTGAAAGTCTTAGGGGCTATTACACCAATCGGTGGAGTTTTCTTTATGGTTGGTTGGGTGTTGATAGCTCTATCCGCATTTAAAAGTTTGTAA
- a CDS encoding DUF5327 family protein, whose product MNIGTEVIIKKLEERVQAVKKAISTNDKEKLTEDLISMKAYCDLLLEAQKDVKPMTETKIEKMSNEKNKTVVSDEPDSGSLFDF is encoded by the coding sequence ATGAATATTGGAACAGAAGTCATTATTAAAAAGCTAGAAGAAAGAGTTCAAGCTGTTAAAAAAGCAATTAGTACGAATGATAAGGAAAAGCTCACAGAAGATTTAATTAGTATGAAAGCATATTGTGACTTACTTCTAGAAGCACAAAAAGATGTGAAGCCAATGACTGAAACGAAAATTGAAAAAATGAGCAATGAGAAAAACAAGACAGTCGTAAGTGATGAGCCAGATAGCGGTAGCTTATTTGATTTTTAA
- a CDS encoding sensor histidine kinase — protein MEGFDEDWFVGVSVSKGALFLPLQKLLTNYLLTVGFVLFLTTIAVFKLSKYIVSPVERLVAATSDFATGKAVTPLNEKTYQEIDRLNQTFTAMTKKLAQRERGHKKSTLIIETTDNGVIAVNKKTMKITTFNRTCEKLFHLPRYEVVNRTVNEVMQKSDNFKQFVLSSRVLEFVGEEKNKKFELQCSFHQNIYHFFISISSLPSIESEEIHDEMLIVINDLTEKRQMERELVRSEKLKVVGQMAAGLAHEIRNPLAIIRGFIQLFGKEEEVKKNHYDLIIKEIDRVNYFITDLLNLSNPKSSEELKKTKINSLLEDMLILQKSQLKMKGIDIEKEFEELPTVLIDPGKLQQVFINIIQNAVEAIEEDGVVTIKTKHLALENKIAISILDTGCGMNTTTIEKLGTPFYSTKQTGTGLGLATSFRIIEEMNGTIVVSSEEGRGSKFVITLSY, from the coding sequence ATGGAAGGGTTTGATGAAGACTGGTTTGTAGGAGTTTCCGTTTCTAAGGGAGCTTTATTTTTACCACTTCAAAAACTCTTAACGAACTATTTACTAACAGTTGGATTCGTTTTATTTTTAACAACGATAGCTGTATTTAAGTTATCAAAATATATTGTTAGTCCAGTTGAAAGACTAGTTGCAGCTACTTCTGATTTTGCTACTGGTAAGGCTGTTACCCCTTTAAATGAAAAAACGTATCAAGAAATCGACCGTTTAAATCAGACTTTTACCGCAATGACAAAGAAGCTTGCCCAACGAGAGCGTGGCCACAAAAAATCGACTCTAATTATTGAAACAACGGATAATGGTGTTATTGCAGTTAATAAAAAAACGATGAAGATTACTACGTTTAATCGTACGTGTGAAAAATTATTTCATCTCCCTAGATATGAAGTAGTTAACAGAACTGTTAATGAGGTTATGCAAAAATCGGATAATTTTAAGCAGTTTGTTTTATCGAGCAGAGTTTTAGAGTTTGTTGGTGAAGAGAAAAATAAAAAATTTGAACTTCAATGTAGTTTTCATCAGAACATCTATCATTTTTTTATAAGTATATCTTCACTCCCATCAATAGAAAGCGAAGAAATCCATGATGAAATGTTAATTGTCATTAATGATCTTACAGAAAAAAGGCAAATGGAACGAGAGTTAGTTCGTTCTGAAAAGTTAAAAGTAGTAGGACAAATGGCAGCTGGCTTAGCACATGAAATTCGTAATCCGCTAGCAATCATTCGAGGTTTTATTCAACTCTTTGGTAAAGAAGAAGAGGTCAAAAAAAACCATTATGATCTTATAATAAAAGAAATTGACCGTGTAAATTATTTTATTACCGATCTATTAAACTTATCTAATCCTAAGTCTAGTGAAGAACTCAAAAAAACGAAGATTAATTCTTTATTAGAAGACATGCTTATTCTTCAGAAGTCGCAATTAAAGATGAAAGGAATCGATATAGAGAAAGAATTTGAGGAATTGCCAACAGTTCTGATCGACCCAGGTAAATTACAACAAGTTTTTATCAATATTATTCAAAATGCAGTTGAAGCAATAGAAGAAGATGGTGTAGTAACAATTAAAACCAAACACCTCGCTTTGGAAAATAAAATCGCTATCTCTATTTTAGATACGGGCTGTGGGATGAATACGACAACTATCGAAAAGCTTGGAACCCCATTTTATTCAACCAAACAGACAGGAACAGGTCTGGGACTCGCAACGAGCTTTCGAATTATTGAAGAAATGAACGGTACGATTGTGGTTTCAAGTGAGGAAGGTAGAGGGAGTAAGTTTGTTATAACTTTATCTTATTAA
- a CDS encoding cache domain-containing protein, translating to MFKTLRVKLLVFFLLTTLTPLSFLGYISYQSQKQELTKYIEQSLLTFSNELASEIERTLYERISDVKHLATNPILKEVSSTNEEIQEQFIHFMDVYDFYSDTIFVKPDGIVSISSIDKVIGSDLNDRKWFQASIKGDIYLSDIYLSPVIHEPVLVMSAPVFNESGEEVVGVISPLFDLNYLWQTFTKFSEQDQIVGLEGYAFLINKNGEFIAHPDHRKILNENHLEKNNLNGSEIVFNSKN from the coding sequence ATGTTTAAAACGTTAAGAGTTAAGCTATTAGTTTTTTTCTTATTAACTACATTAACTCCGCTATCATTTTTAGGTTACATATCTTATCAATCTCAAAAACAAGAACTTACGAAATACATTGAACAATCCCTGCTAACATTTTCAAATGAATTAGCAAGTGAAATAGAACGAACGCTTTACGAGCGAATTTCGGATGTAAAGCATTTAGCAACAAATCCGATTCTTAAGGAAGTTAGTTCCACAAATGAAGAAATACAAGAACAGTTTATTCATTTTATGGATGTCTATGACTTCTATTCAGACACGATCTTTGTCAAACCAGATGGGATTGTTTCGATTAGTTCAATAGATAAAGTCATTGGGAGCGACTTAAATGACCGAAAATGGTTTCAGGCCTCAATAAAGGGAGACATTTATTTATCTGATATTTATTTATCACCGGTTATTCATGAACCTGTTTTAGTTATGTCGGCTCCCGTATTTAATGAATCTGGTGAAGAAGTAGTTGGTGTTATCTCGCCTTTATTTGACCTAAACTATCTCTGGCAGACGTTTACCAAGTTTTCAGAACAAGATCAAATTGTTGGATTAGAAGGGTATGCATTTCTAATTAACAAAAATGGAGAGTTTATTGCTCACCCTGACCATCGTAAAATTTTAAATGAAAATCATTTAGAAAAAAATAATTTGAATGGTTCTGAAATAGTATTTAATAGTAAAAATTGA
- a CDS encoding NAD(P)-dependent oxidoreductase, with protein sequence MTLERENKIIGFIGIGVMGKSMASHLMKAGYEVVVYNRTKEKALSIIEEGAKWKDTVKEIAEVADIIITIVGYPHDVEEVYLGETGLLNHAKKGTYFIDMTTSKPSLAQKIYEEAKKREMHALDAPVSGGDIGAKEARLAIMVGGDEEAFHAVLPVLEKMGKNIILQGGPGAGHYTKMCNQMAIATGMIGVCEAIAYAKKAGLSPKKVLQTIETGAAGSWSLSNLAPKMIDGNFEPGFYIKHFIKDMTIALESAEEMGLLTPGLKLAKELYEKLAEDGEENSGTQALYKFYQ encoded by the coding sequence ATGACATTAGAAAGAGAAAATAAGATTATTGGTTTTATTGGAATAGGTGTAATGGGAAAAAGTATGGCTTCACATCTAATGAAGGCTGGATATGAAGTCGTTGTTTACAATCGGACAAAAGAAAAAGCTTTGTCTATTATTGAAGAAGGTGCCAAATGGAAAGACACTGTAAAAGAAATAGCTGAAGTAGCAGATATAATCATTACAATCGTTGGTTATCCTCATGATGTCGAAGAGGTTTATTTAGGGGAAACTGGCCTATTAAACCATGCAAAAAAAGGTACATATTTCATCGACATGACAACTTCGAAACCGTCATTAGCCCAAAAAATTTACGAAGAAGCAAAAAAACGAGAAATGCATGCTTTAGATGCTCCTGTTTCTGGTGGTGATATAGGCGCTAAAGAAGCACGTCTTGCGATCATGGTAGGTGGAGATGAAGAGGCCTTTCATGCAGTATTACCGGTTCTTGAGAAAATGGGTAAAAACATCATTCTTCAAGGTGGTCCTGGGGCAGGTCATTATACAAAAATGTGCAACCAGATGGCGATAGCAACTGGAATGATCGGAGTTTGTGAAGCAATCGCCTACGCAAAAAAAGCAGGACTTTCTCCGAAAAAGGTCTTACAGACAATCGAAACAGGGGCAGCGGGAAGCTGGTCATTAAGTAACTTAGCGCCAAAAATGATCGATGGTAATTTTGAGCCAGGTTTTTATATCAAACACTTTATTAAAGATATGACAATTGCTCTTGAAAGTGCTGAAGAAATGGGTTTATTAACTCCAGGATTAAAGCTGGCAAAGGAATTATATGAAAAGTTAGCTGAAGACGGTGAAGAAAACAGCGGAACGCAAGCATTGTATAAATTTTATCAATAA
- a CDS encoding uracil-DNA glycosylase has product MITFKKDWQELLQSELEKPYFRHLQQTLLKEKSTIFPNKADIYQAFHETTYEHTKVVILGQDPYHGEGQAHGLSFSVQPGVKIPPSLRNIFKELESDLGYQTPSHGSLQSWAKQGVLLLNTVLTVKEGCPNSHKGIGWEQFTDKVISLLNEREKPIVFILWGKHAVEKKSLITSEHHLIIESSHPSPFSAHRGFFGSRPFSKTNRFLKSINCNEIDWEISKS; this is encoded by the coding sequence ATGATAACATTTAAAAAGGACTGGCAAGAATTACTACAAAGTGAACTTGAAAAACCTTATTTCAGACATTTACAACAAACCTTACTAAAAGAAAAGAGTACAATTTTTCCAAACAAAGCCGATATCTATCAGGCTTTTCACGAGACAACATATGAACATACTAAAGTTGTCATACTAGGGCAGGACCCTTATCATGGCGAGGGACAGGCACATGGCTTAAGTTTTTCTGTCCAGCCAGGTGTTAAGATTCCTCCTAGTTTAAGAAATATCTTTAAAGAGCTAGAATCGGACTTAGGCTATCAAACACCCAGTCATGGAAGCTTACAATCATGGGCTAAGCAAGGAGTCCTTTTGTTAAATACGGTTCTTACCGTAAAAGAGGGCTGCCCTAATTCCCATAAAGGAATAGGTTGGGAGCAATTTACTGACAAGGTGATTTCATTGTTAAACGAACGAGAAAAACCAATTGTATTTATTCTTTGGGGCAAACATGCAGTCGAAAAAAAATCCTTAATCACTTCAGAGCACCACCTAATTATTGAATCATCTCACCCGAGTCCTTTTTCTGCGCATCGTGGTTTCTTTGGTAGTCGTCCTTTTTCAAAGACAAACCGATTTCTAAAATCCATTAATTGTAACGAAATTGACTGGGAAATTTCTAAGAGTTAA
- a CDS encoding (deoxy)nucleoside triphosphate pyrophosphohydrolase, whose amino-acid sequence MMKTVHVVAAVIKNERGEFLCALRSATMSMPNLWEFPGGKIQEGENPEDALTREIKEELNCTVTVGTLIEDIVHHYPNIIVHLTTYKTSIIEGTPKPLEHEKLAWVKREDLLKLEWAPADIPTVRKLM is encoded by the coding sequence TTGATGAAAACTGTACATGTTGTTGCTGCCGTCATTAAAAATGAACGCGGTGAGTTTTTATGTGCACTACGTTCAGCTACAATGTCGATGCCTAACTTATGGGAATTTCCAGGTGGGAAAATTCAAGAAGGTGAAAACCCTGAAGACGCTTTGACACGCGAAATAAAAGAAGAACTTAATTGCACTGTAACAGTAGGTACGCTCATTGAAGACATTGTCCACCATTACCCAAACATCATTGTTCATTTAACTACATATAAAACATCGATTATTGAGGGGACACCTAAACCCCTAGAGCATGAAAAACTAGCTTGGGTTAAAAGAGAAGACCTTCTGAAATTAGAGTGGGCTCCTGCTGACATTCCAACGGTAAGAAAACTAATGTAA
- a CDS encoding glycine--tRNA ligase, which translates to MTKATMDQIVSHAKHRGFIFPGSEIYGGLANTWDYGPLGVELKNNIKKAWWQKFVQESPYNVGLDAAILMNPRTWEASGHIGNFNDPMIDCKKCKARHRADKIIENALDAKGIEMVVDGLSFEKMEELIHEHNIACPECGAMDYTSIRQFNLMFKTFQGVTESSTNEIFLRPETAQGIFVNFKNVQRTMRKKLPFGICQIGKSFRNEITPGNFTFRTREFEQMELEFFCKPGEDLKWFDFWKDTADKWLTSLGMTKENVRMRDHSDDELSHYSNATTDFEYKFPFGWGELWGIASRTDYDLKQHMEFSGEDFNYLDQETNERFIPYCIEPSLGADRVTLAFLIDAYKEEALEDGTSRTVMQLHPALAPYKAAVLPLSKKLSEGAQAVFAALAKTFMVDYDEAGSIGKRYRRHDEIGTPFCITYDFDSQEDNMVTVRDRDTMEQTRVAITELKSFLEAKMQF; encoded by the coding sequence ATGACGAAAGCAACAATGGATCAAATCGTATCGCATGCAAAGCACCGTGGGTTTATCTTTCCAGGTTCTGAGATTTACGGAGGGTTAGCAAATACGTGGGATTACGGTCCGCTAGGTGTTGAACTAAAAAATAACATCAAAAAAGCTTGGTGGCAAAAATTTGTCCAAGAATCCCCTTACAACGTTGGACTCGATGCAGCTATTCTAATGAACCCTCGCACGTGGGAAGCTTCTGGTCATATTGGGAACTTTAACGACCCAATGATCGATTGTAAGAAGTGTAAAGCAAGGCACCGTGCTGACAAGATTATTGAAAATGCATTAGATGCAAAAGGGATTGAAATGGTTGTTGATGGTCTTTCTTTTGAAAAAATGGAAGAGTTAATTCACGAGCACAATATTGCATGTCCTGAATGTGGAGCTATGGATTACACGTCAATTCGCCAATTCAACTTAATGTTTAAAACGTTCCAAGGTGTAACAGAATCAAGCACAAACGAAATTTTCCTTCGTCCAGAAACGGCTCAAGGTATTTTCGTTAATTTTAAAAATGTTCAAAGAACGATGCGTAAAAAATTACCGTTTGGTATTTGCCAAATCGGGAAAAGTTTCCGTAACGAAATTACACCAGGTAACTTTACGTTCCGTACTCGTGAATTCGAACAAATGGAGCTTGAATTTTTCTGTAAGCCTGGTGAAGACTTAAAATGGTTTGATTTCTGGAAAGATACAGCTGACAAATGGTTAACATCACTTGGAATGACGAAGGAAAATGTTAGAATGCGTGATCACTCTGATGACGAGTTATCCCATTACAGTAATGCAACGACTGACTTCGAATATAAGTTCCCGTTTGGTTGGGGCGAGCTTTGGGGTATTGCATCTCGTACTGACTACGATTTAAAACAACATATGGAGTTTTCAGGTGAGGACTTCAACTATCTTGATCAAGAAACAAATGAGCGCTTTATCCCATACTGCATCGAGCCTTCATTAGGGGCTGACCGTGTGACACTGGCGTTCCTAATCGACGCTTATAAAGAAGAAGCATTAGAGGACGGCACGAGCCGTACAGTGATGCAGTTACATCCAGCGCTAGCACCTTATAAAGCTGCAGTATTACCATTATCGAAAAAATTATCTGAGGGTGCACAAGCAGTTTTTGCTGCCTTAGCTAAGACTTTCATGGTTGATTATGATGAAGCAGGTTCAATCGGAAAACGTTACCGTCGTCATGATGAAATCGGTACGCCGTTCTGTATCACATATGATTTTGATTCACAAGAAGACAACATGGTAACTGTACGAGACCGTGACACAATGGAGCAAACTCGTGTTGCCATTACCGAATTAAAAAGTTTTTTAGAAGCGAAAATGCAGTTTTAA